Proteins from one Impatiens glandulifera chromosome 2, dImpGla2.1, whole genome shotgun sequence genomic window:
- the LOC124924590 gene encoding uncharacterized protein LOC124924590 — protein MKKLVEDLGLPVIRIDVCSDGCMLYWGVDIDKQSCRFCNLSRFKDNSRKTKPHKQLFYLPLAPMLQRLYASNMTAAHMTWHGGHVNKLGIMCHPSNGEALKRFDHHYPIFALEQRNVRLGLCSDGFAPFGQFGKSYSCWPVILTPYNLPPGMCMKSPYMFISLIIPGPKSPQRNIDIFLQPLIEELQMLWNVGVPTYDVSRDETFNMKAMLLWTISDFPAYRMLSGWSTHGLDGCPIYNFCRRIILTEMKDRVEKTLHPHIKDGNEIWSEFSHYKLASESPNDYPHGFSDHHKWTKRSIFWELPYWSKLLIRHNLDFMHIEKNVFENIINTIMNVKAKTNDNLNARKNMFLVCNRLELHVDLDTLSRKPKKASYTLTREENILICKWLKTLKFPDGYVSNLSRCVDTTESRFLKSVKNKMKSKARIETSICNAYILEEISTFASYYFESNVLQEQRRDQLDKELTYFISFGPKTPASRYSTYFFNGYVWRAGDFGSNKSTMNSGICVHANDSDYYGLLEEIIELEYYGPCLHVVLFKCFWFDPIRGTRVNETYRLIDVNMRHIYTKYDPFVLAQLAIQVYYSNYPTTTNDRDSGWMAVCKTKVRENIEKIWTNEVVYQQEYPTIELYIALHIPLHDVNDLSDPNVIHGELDGFDETELIESASEESDHLQTDSNNSTNGDDEDLEGEEQSGDDIF, from the exons ATGAAGAAATTGGTTGAAGATTTGGGTTTACCCGTGATTAGAATCGATGTATGTAGTGATGGTTGCATGCTTTATTGGGGAGTAGATATTGATAAACAATCATGCAGGTTTTGTAATCTTTCTAGATTCAAAGACAATTCTCGTAAGACGAAGCCCCATaaacaactattttatttacCACTTGCTCCTATGTTGCAAAGATTGTACGCATCGAATATGACCGCCGCTCACATGACATGGCATGGTGGTCATGTTAACAAACTTGGGATCATGTGTCATCCTTCTAACGGAGAGGCTTTGAAGAGGTTTGATCATCATTATCCAATATTTGCACTCGAGCAAAGAAATGTTCGACTTGGCCTTTGTTCAGATGGATTTGCTCCTTTCGGACAGTTTGGAAAATCATATTCATGCTGGCCAGTAATTCTAACACCCTACAATCTACCACCGGGTATGTGCATGAAGTCACCGTATATGTTTATTTCACTAATTATTCCAGGACCAAAAAGTCCACAaagaaatattgatatttttcttcaaCCATTGATAGAAGAGTTACAAATGCTGTGGAATGTTGGTGTTCCTACCTATGATGTTTCCCGGGATGAAACATTTAACATGAAGGCAATGTTGTTGTGGACTATTAGTGATTTTCCTGCTTATAGAATGTTGTCGGGTTGGAGTACTCATGGACTTGATGGTTGTCCAATAT ACAATTTTTGCCGTCGGATCATCCTTACAGAAATGAAAGACCGGGTGGAAAAAACTCTTCATCCCCATATAAAAGATGGAAATGAAATATGGTCTGAATTTTCACATTACAAGCTTGCAAGTGAATCTCCCAACGATTATCCTCATGGATTTAGTGATCATCACAAGTGGACTAAGAGAAGTATCTTCTGGGAGCTTCCGTATTGGTCAAAACTTCTAATTCGACACAACTTGGATTTTATGCATATTGAAAAGAAtgtgtttgaaaatattataaataccATTATGAATGTGAAGGCTAAGACGAATGACAACCTTAACGCTAGGAAGAATATGTTTCTTGTTTGCAATCGTCTAGAGCTACATGTTGATCTTGATACATTGTCTCGTAAGCCTAAGAAGGCTTCTTATACTTTGACGAGGGAAgaaaatatcttaatttgtAAATGGCTGAAGACGTTGAAATTCCCAGATGGTTATGTTTCCAATTTGTCAAGATGTGTTGACACAACCGAATCTAG GTTTCTAAAGAGTGTAAAGAATAAGATGAAAAGCAAGGCTAGAATTGAAACATCTATATGCAATGCCTATATTCTTGAAGAAATATCAACATTTGCTTCGTATTATTTTGAATCGAAT GTTTTACAAGAACAAAGAAGGGATCAGCTTGACAAAGAATTAACATATTTCATATCATTTGGTCCAAAGACTCCAGCATCTAGATATTCAACGTATTTCTTTAATGGATATGTGTGGAGAGCTGGTGATTTTGGATCTAATAAATCAACCATGAATAGTGGTATTTGCGTTCATGCAAATGATTCTGATTACTATGGACTTTTGGAGGAGATTATTGAATTAGAATACTATGGTCCATGTTTACATGTGGttctatttaaatgtttttggtTTGATCCTATTAGAGGTACTAGAGTTAATGAAACATATAGATTGATTGACGTGAACATGAGACATATATATACTAAGTACGACCCATTTGTTCTTGCTCAACTAGCTATACAAGTTTACTATTCGAACTATCCAACCACAACGAATGATCGTGATTCTGGATGGATGGCCGTTTGCAAAACAAAAGTAAGAGaaaatatagagaaaatatGGACAAATGAAGTGGTGTATCAACAAGAGTATCCTACCATAGAATTATATATTGCCCTTCATATTCCCTTACATGATGTGAACGATTTGAGTGATCCCAATGTTATTCATGGTGAGTTAGATGGATTTGATGAAACTGAATTGATTGAAAGTGCTTCGGAGGAAAGTGATCATCTACAAACCGATTCGAATAATAGTACAAATGgagatgatgaagatttagaAGGGGAAGAACAATCAGGAgatgatatattttga